Genomic segment of Hydra vulgaris chromosome 11, alternate assembly HydraT2T_AEP:
TGctacaaattatttgaaaatgtatCCTATATGGCAGAAAGCATGCTGTGATCCATTCAAAAAACATACAAAGAAAATTACAAGTAAGTAAAAGtggaatttaaatattttaatatatttttttttttaatttgtgttttccaaaacataaacaatgttttaaacaattgtGCAGATAAGCTATATACAACTATACGTACAATTATACTATATACAAAATACATAAAGCTATATgcaattatatatacaattcaattacttttagaaaatcttagAGTAGTTACGATAAATGAGTCACAAGACATGATGAGAAGTAGTTTAAATATTGCTCCTAGAAAGAAACTTTGCAAACCCTGTAAGCAAAAGATTGCCAAAAAAGCAGATCTTAAAGAAGAGAAGCAAAGTCAGGGTGAACAAGATGAAGATTTTCTAATATCATCATTCAAATCAAAAAGACAGGAGATCAATGaagaacttgaaaattttaatatatctccTCTAAATTCTCATTCAAAGTCATCAAAACATTTACTCTCAGAAGGAAAGCGAAAAGTTGCGCGCATCAACGAAATGGTAAGTAACCTTACTAGAAAAACTGAAAGTCAATTCAATGTTCCCTCAAAACTGTGTTATGAACCAAATGGCATTAAAAAGAAGGCTGAaaactttgatgaaattatgagcttgataaaagaaaaaattctatgtTCTGACAAAAGGACTATTGTTCAACTTCTAACACTGGCACCCCCAAGTTGGTCAATATTAGAAgtacaaaataactttgcagTTACAGAATACCAAGCAAAAAAGGCTagacaactttttaataaaaaaagattgttgGCTATCTCACCTTTGTATAAAGGGAAAGTCTTACaaaaagaaatagaagattctgttaaacttttttatgattcaAGTGATTTATGTAGAACTATGcctggaaaaaaagattatgttagTATTCAAAAGAACgtccataaacaaaaaaaactgcttttgtgtaatttaaaggaactatatttattatacaaagaaaacaatccagaaatacaaataagttaCTCAAAATTTGCTTCACTTAGACCAAAGTGGTGCATTTTGCCTGGTGCAAGTGGTACACATTCTGTTTGTGTTTGTTCTTATCACCAAAATGCCATATTGCTAGTAGATGCTTTAAATATTGGACTAAAGTATAAGGACTTACTTTCAAAAACCGTTTgctttgttttcaaaaacaaagaatgcatgCTTGCACAGTGTGATGATTGTCCTGGTAAAGAACCCCTCACCAAATATTTGTATGAGATTTTTGGAGAATACGAAGATGATTTTGAGACACTACAAGCAATGGTAAACTACTGACCGTGCAACACTATTAAGTTTAACAGCTGATGTTCCAACGTTTGTTGAACTATTAGCATCTTGTTTTGAAAAGCTACAAGCTCATTCTTTTATTGCTCACTCTCAATCACAGTACCTTTACCAACTGAAACAATATATGGATCAATCAAACATTATCATTATTGGCAACTTTGCTGAAAATTATGCTTTTGTTGTCCAAGATGAAATACAGAGCTATCATTGGAACACCCAACATTGTTCTTTACATCCATTAGTCATATACTATAAAGATGATAAAGGTGAACTGAAACATATTTCTTACTGTTTTATATCAGATGACATTATACACGATGTAACTTATGTGTACAAAATATTCCAACTAAtcataccaatattaaaaataaaattttccaatCTGTCCAAATTACATTTATTCACTGATGGTTGCGCAGGAcagtacaaaaattgtaaaagcttttacaatctATGCCAACTAGAGAGCGAGTTTTGCCTTAAAATtgaatggaacttttttgccaCGTCCCACGGAAAGTCACCATGCGATGGGATTGGTGGTACTGTAAAAAGATTAACAGCACAAGAAAGTTTAAAACGACCGTACAGAAACCAAGTTCTCACATCAGAAGCTATGTATGAATTTTGTATTGATAAAATCAAAGTTGTTAACTTCATTTACATAAAGGGATTGGACTTACAATTGCAACGTGAAGAGCAAAAAGAAAGGTACACTGGTGTAACAACTCTACCTGGTACTCGTAGCTTTCATCAATTTATACATCTTGGAGATAACAAGGTTGGGGCAAAGAGGAGTAGTACAGAcactaattatataatataccacaatcttaaaaagaaacaagacATATCTCAACTTGATACTGTCACTTTAGGTTGTTATGTCGCTGTAGTCTGTGATGGTAAGTGGTGGAGCGGCATTGTAACTAAAACCAACTTAGAAGAAGTTGATGCTAAAGTTAAGTTTCTTCATCCAAATGGTCTATCAATCTGTTTTAACTGGCCTGAAAGAGACGACTACTGTTTTATTCCAAACACcaacatattgaaaaaactatctGTTCCACAAGCTTGCTCTAGTTCTGGTAGAAACTATGTGtttgaaaatgctgaaataGAGGAAGTACAAGTAAAATGGGagcaatattgtaaactattacAAACGTAGTCAAAATAACTTTCATCTTTGatacctttaaaaatcttttatatttaagtaactttttaaattacgattaactttattttatttacaaatattttttgggaatttcttgaaaaagtaATACATCTTTGAAATTAAAGTTCCGTATGTTTCAGTCGTTTTTCCAGTTAGATTTTTTGTGCCTAGTAAGCAAATAAACAGCTGAAAATATtaccagcaaaaaaaaaaaatttttgatggGGGTGTTTTGAGATTTTGGGCCCTAAAGTTGGTTTATAGAAActagttgttttattaatttttatgcatgttctttttatatttgaacattttaagtacatttattgaattcagcatcaaaaaaacattatatatgttcattttcatgtttttgccatttttatttcttattatttcaaggaaaatgttttttcagaGTGTTATGAAAACCGGGTAATTTTGGGAAACCAGGTCAGTATTAAAATTGCAGTATCTTGTCAACCGCTAAACTTTTTTAGCTGAAATTttgcatgcaatatttttttataattaggaatAATGTGTCAAAATATAACACAAAAGGAAGACACACGGTTCAATGGACtgggtgatttgatgtggaattGCCCTATATCTATGTGTTTATGTGAGAGAAGTAAATCGTTTGTGTTTCTATGTATTCATAGAATATTCTTACTTTATAATTGCACctcataaatgaaaataaataatattcaggtatttatttattgtgaaaataaaaaaatgaacatttttgttttataggaATTATTGCCAAGGGTATTGTTTTGCGTTTTTTTGATTGCATCAATAAATTTTGACAGGGAAAGCTAAAAGAGTGGAAATTTGCGGAAAGAGTGGCACAGTCagatttttgattattttcatccatgaaatatatatataatctatatatgtatatatatatatatataaaatatatatataatctatatatataatctatatatatatatatgtatatatatatatatatatatatatatatatatatatatatatatatatatatatatatatatatatatatatatatatgtatatatataatctatatatgcatatatatataatatatatatatatatatatatatatatatatatatatatatatatatatacatatgtatatatacacatatatacagaGCCGTTACCGCCGGGGGGTCTAGGGGGCatagcccccccccccctaataatcttttaaaaaatattttttttaaggccatgctttaaaaaaaatattttttttcaattgaaaaaaccccgcccccccccccccacaacATCAAAATTGTGGTTACGGCTctgatatataatatagatatatatatatatatatatatatatatatatatatatatatatatatatatatatatatatacatatatatatttatatatatacatatatatatgcgtatatatataaataagtagaaaatcacttatcaaactttttaattttacactgTACTAAGTTACACACACATACatctatacatttatataatgtCAAAATTTGATTATGTagtgttgttaaaaatttttccataataaacattgaagaataaaataatctaaaaagcTTTAAGTCTGACGATTTTTGAGAACATTCTTTAAAACACGATTATCGTTAGACAGTTTAACAGCCAGTAATTTCAatagtttcatttatttaaattgctttaaaatataaacgtttatttcttattaaaaaaagtttataaccaattcaaattcattcaaagtttatacaaataaccAGTCTTACTAagagatttcattaaaaataatgagaGTTATGGGAATcgaaaacacttttttttcgaaGAGCAAGAgctagttttaaatgttttttcatcgcgcaaaaattaaaaacgttttttaaaaagcacCAAAACTaggttcttttaatttttagattatttttttaactttacacgaattcaaaattaaaatgtgctttaactaagcatctttatttaaaactttaaatgtaaacgCATAAGATTTGATATCAACACGcatatattaaatagaaaattttaattttttgatgaatcttttagaaaaacataaCTTTCAACTatcccaaacgtgagagcataatacattttttgataaaatattttttgatattctcaactatgtttatatttatcaacaaattataaactttgtaaaataatctCATAGCGTTCAATAATTATgacttataaaatttgtaaccccctcaaattgagagggtttcaaaatttatatagtcATATTTTTGAACGCTTAGAGATTATCGTatagagtttaaaatttatcagtATTTATAAGCGTAAATATTTGGAGTTTGTCCCATGTGTAGAAGTTAGCATCAAAAATCTCAATCATCAATGATATGcatgataaaaaaatgcatgATTTTTTTATCATGCATATCAAGGGGAAGGGGGGGGCATacatgcaaaaaaagttttctttttttttcagctctTTTTAACTTGGGCTCCCAAAAATCCAGAAGTCTGGATAGGATCATATTAACACCGGCTTTATATTACTCTtcagatatattaaataatttatattaattttttttactttttagattttttttttttttcttgtatactTTCATTAATATTAACTTGAGAATTTTCTTTTGATagcaattaaaaatcaataagcaataatcacaaataaaacagttatcaaTAGTACGTTTTGTACAACTGTTTTGAATTATTGcgttctttatttttcttagttatacttttttttcagtgaaaatataaaaaagaaggtAAATATTCTTAAATGTAATATGAAAGATTAATATTTGCTGAAATGTGACATATTCCCATGATATATTAATGGCTATGCAAAATTGCAAAATCAATATTTtcctgtttattttttaatgtttacttcCTTTTgtgtttttgaagaaaaatatctGTCAAACCACAacattatttttggaaaaaaatgacTGTCAAACCAcaacattatttgaaaaatctcctgaaaataaaatttatatataactttaaactgTAGATGCCCACGATTAAGTTccttaaattttctataaacttttgaaaactaAGGTCAATGAAAGATCCAATAGTCTCTCAAACAAAACTctattatacttaaaaatattttctttttaagttacaattagaaaaaaatttttgtttaaaaagagcAACTACTCTAAAAGTGAGTAGAGTTTCTTCGAAAGTCCTTCAACAGCCCATTTGTTTTAAAGTGTATAGGAAATCCAAGAAATATTTTCGCCTGGATAGCTCAGCTGGCACAGATGCCCACATGACGTCTGTTTGATCTCCTGTCGACGTCTTACATCAGTCTTACTTTCTTAAGACCGCTGTTACTTTATACTAAGtacattttctatttaataGATTAATGATAAATTACAAGTATACGTGGagtttattatgtaaatttactatttacatgattgttaaaatttaagtatatagttgttgtgtatatatttgttttacaattaaaataaagttgataaaaaaataacgttGCTGAAAATCATGTAACTAGAAAATTAACCGCAGAGTTAAATCGCAAAATCGCGATCATATAATTAGAAAACTGATGCAGAACGAAcagaatataaaactatttaacattaTGCAATTAGATAATTGATTGCAGAAATAACAGAGTTTAAAGTTATGTAACATCAGAAATTAAAATGAGTATTGAGTTAAATAAGCAGGTTTTTTTCTCTGTCGAATAACcaattatagttattataaaatatataaaaacaagtttacaaATGTATACCTGTGTTTAGCGATATTTACAATGAAAGAAGTGAAAGAATAATCatttatagcatttttttttaaaggtgttGAAATTATGGtgaaaaaattactcaaaattataaaagaggGGCATTGTTTTTCCGTAAACCGCTAAAATAACAAGCTTTGAGAGGATAAACAATTTAgcataatgtaaataaaagaagaaagaTTTGGAATCAAGAAAAAAACCAAACATCGTGTTTGTTAGATTATTGACTTTTCTTGAAATTTAATTGCCACATAACATATTTTTGGtgcattttaaaagaaataaaaaagagtcAAAGGTTGAAATTTGCAACAAAAGGATATTAGTTCTGATAAAAAGCATATCCAACATATTTTGATCGACAAACATTGTTCAAAAAGTATAGAGAAAGGGTgagaaataaaaactcaaaaaagtcAAGAGAAGgctataaaaagtaaaaaaaaaaaaagttaaaaaaataggtaATTGCTGCaagtttcataattttaagcaaattGAATGAGATGAAAACCAAGACGAAGGTTTTCAAGCCAAAATTACAAACTgctatctttaattttttcttcaggtATTTGCGGTAGATGGTAGATACAGCAGGTagatgcggtagtggtgtagtggtagagcgctcacttcgattcccaccacgtccttggtagtaccgcgctctaCTTGTTTCTCAACGCAGCGGCCTTTTTcgtgtcaaggttcgtgtttcggagttatagagttgaaagAGAGTTATAAccaaaagtagcctcctcatctgtagtggccttctcggccttgggaaggtgaattataaaaaatagaaaaaaataaaaaaattttgtcaagtGTTTTTAgagcttttattttaaagcatatggttctttaataaagttttatttgtcagtgagacatatacatatatatatatatatatatatatatatatatatatatatatatatatatatatatatatatatatatatatatatatatcttttctttttttagcgttatttttttgaatttaaataacccattactttaatttatcataaactcattcaaagttttattatgaCGGTTTCACCTGACAAAAATTGGTTGCAAGAGTTGCACCTGACAAGGTTGGTGCAACTCTATTTGTGAAGTTGTGGTTCTATTGAAGTTGTTTCTAGTTCCAAGACGCATTTACCGTCGTACTCCAACTAAAAAAGGAAGTATGTTATTAATATAGAAccattatatattttgaaacaacTTTTACTTGGGacatcatattttaattttaagaaatgttaaaaaaaaaaattcaaatatttggaaaaacgGAGTTTTTCTACTTTTCTGGATTAATTTATACTACTGATAATAAGAAGTTGTATACCGATAGTTTTCTTTATCGAACATGTTTgtttaatatatcatttttttttataacaataaataacaaagaTTTTAGGAGAACAATCTAATTCGGCTCTCTATGTAGTTTCGCACCCGTAAAAATCAATTGAAGTATCTGACTACAGATATagccagaatttttttttataaaaagttgatttgtcttataaaatttgtatcaaataaaaacCCTGCTACCTTTGTAGTAACAATAAATCTTTGCGGACTGAACAGATTCAATCAATTAATCTTTGCGGACAAGAAAAACCTATAAAgctaaaactcattttttcttttcttagtttttaatcaatttaatataccattaagttgaaaataaataagtatgGAGCAGAAGtttgatttttatcattaacaattaaaaaatttatcaaaaacatgtgtttttttaaacccTGAAACCCCGCTTAtaaaagcaaatcaaaaaaataataaatttatataatttttttttttaatttaggaacTACTAACctaatttggtaaaaaaatatttaaaaagttgaacttggaaaatctttaaaaaatgtaaaaaaaatcctACTTCCACATTGTGAGACGTTGTGGTTATTCTATTAAATATGAAAtcattacatttatatttgtgACCTCTTGggattataaaataatatccgtttgagtttataaaataaaggcctcttaatattataaaataacggTGGGTTGATGATTTAtccattttatttattgttttacatattttgaaCTACTGTATCATAACTCCTCATGGTTTTTTCTTCTTTCGAGTTGTCAAATTAAGTTTAACAAGCCAATCTTCATGtgcaaaatttttcaaaacttttaatctttttagcttGCCTTCTCAATATTTCCACGGTATGAACATAATTGAAGAATAAATTTGAAGACCAAATTGGTCAAAcgttttactttatatatagtaacttaaaaaatctCTTATGTGATACACAATCTGACCCAagatttaaatttgcttttgaTATAGATTTTATAACGTGTCGCTTCCAATTAAgatcattttaaagtttttccaacaaagttttctttaaataatctttttcaattttcttcGGTTTAttatacaagaaaaatatttgtattttataccATAATGCATCGCaagatatgtaaaaatattaaaacaacgtAACCATTTCTTTTGATCAAACGATACtttgaactttatttaatttgtcattatttttcGACTGATGATAAGATCTTTGTATCACCGGCAAAgaattttgtgatatttttcAGGTATTTGAGcaaattatttataagtattatatatactacaaatattataaaagctaaatcttttgtaacatttataaacatttgaaggCAACATTGAAAACAGTATTTGAAAACAACattgaaacaaatatttgaGCAGCCACTGCTACACGCATTAACCACTACTGCGCTACTGCGGTTAGCACGCTTGCCTCAGAAGCTTGAAATCCCTGGTTCGAAGCCACCACTGGGCAGGTTTTACAACTTCGGTAAGggaggaggcgtgaacttcctttcaaatgctCTTATATGGTCGCAAGGACTTCTTGggcacttaaaataaaataaaaatagtaaaaaaaataaaaaacttttgtaaagatTTGTGCTTGGCACGAATCTTTACAAAGATTGGCTCTTGGCACGAACCTTCACGAATACAaaggtttataaataatgttaatcaAAACATGTTCAATTACAACGCCAACTTGTTTGGCTTTTTAAGATCCGCTACTTTTAAACCCTGTGGTAAATTACGATGAAAGTTGGCGGAAACAAAAGTATCGTTGAGCTTTTATATTTTCctcaagcatttttttaatactgtacTTAACCGCGCTTGGAGAActctttttgttgttgctgttgttttattatttgcttgTGTTATAGTAATTAATATCTatcttgttaaaatataaaatacagtgAACTTCCAATCATTTTGAAATTCTTAGTTGTACGAATTTCCCGGTTATTCAAACCTCCACAAGGAATTCAACCCAGTCGTTAGAATTTTGGCTCAGAACCaggaggtccgaggttcgactcCGGCTCTAACCCAATAAGCGaaattggtaaggaaggaggcgtgagctttctagttaaatgctcttccgcggtacTCTGCGATAAGAATgaaaggacttctgggagcaccttaataaccacaaaacaaaacaaaacaaaaaga
This window contains:
- the LOC136087598 gene encoding uncharacterized protein LOC136087598: MCSIGLMTSDACKGQQDVIGTLSNEEKIAISLRCNIELSNLTKLCEKHATNYLKMYPIWQKACCDPFKKHTKKITKNLRVVTINESQDMMRSSLNIAPRKKLCKPCKQKIAKKADLKEEKQSQGEQDEDFLISSFKSKRQEINEELENFNISPLNSHSKSSKHLLSEGKRKVARINEMVSNLTRKTESQFNVPSKLCYEPNGIKKKAENFDEIMSLIKEKILCSDKRTIVQLLTLAPPSWSILEVQNNFAVTEYQAKKARQLFNKKRLLAISPLYKGKVLQKEIEDSVKLFYDSSDLCRTMPGKKDYVSIQKNVHKQKKLLLCNLKELYLLYKENNPEIQISYSKFASLRPKWCILPGASGTHSVCVCSYHQNAILLVDALNIGLKYKDLLSKTVCFVFKNKECMLAQCDDCPGKEPLTKYLYEIFGEYEDDFETLQAMVNY